The following are encoded together in the Bombus vancouverensis nearcticus chromosome 18, iyBomVanc1_principal, whole genome shotgun sequence genome:
- the mof gene encoding males absent on the first isoform X2 → MSSRFDMSDRTWKSGDRNSSTDLLADSSDRKITRNQKRRHDEINHIQKTYAEMDPTTAALEKEHEAITKVKYIDKIQIGKYEIDTWYFSPYPEEYGKQPKLWICEYCLKYMRLEKTYRYHMSECTHRQPVGKEIYRKGTLSIWEVDGREHKIYCQNLCLLAKLFLDHKTLYFDVEPFLFYILCEVDKHGAHLVGYFSKEKESPDGNNVACILTLPPFQRQGYGKLLIAFSYELSRIEQTVGSPEKPLSDLGKLSYRSYWSWILLEILRDFRGTLSIKDLSQMTSISQTDIISTLQSMNMVKYWKGQHVICVTPKLVEEHIKSSQYKRPRLTVDSSALRWGAPPRKNVKSGKK, encoded by the exons ATGTCAAGCAGGTTTGACATGAGTGATAGAACTTGGAAAAGTGGAGATAGAAACTCTAGTACCGACTTGCTAGCAGATTCTTCAGATCGTAAAATTACAAGAAATCAGAAAAGGAGACATGATGAAATTAATCATATTCAAAAG ACATATGCTGAAATGGATCCTACAACTGCCGCTTTAGAAAAGGAACACGAAGCAATAACAAAAGTCAAATACATTGACAAAATTCAAATCG gaaaatatgaaattgataCATGGTACTTTAGTCCATATCCAGAAGAGTATGGCAAGCAACCAAAGCTATGGATTTGTGAATACTGCCTTAAATACATGCGCCTTGAAAAGACTTATAGATACCATATG agtGAATGTACACACAGGCAACCAGTTGGCAAAGAAATATATCGTAAAGGCACATTAAGCATTTGGGAAGTGGATGGTAGAGAGCATAAAATTTATTGTCAAAATTTATGTTTGCTCGCAAAACTTTTTTTGGATCACAAAACCCTTTACTTTGATGTAGAaccatttcttttttatatcctGTGTGAAGTTGATAAACATGGAGCTCATTTAGTTGGTTATTTTTCAAAG GAAAAAGAATCACCCGATGGTAATAATGTTGCTTGCATTTTAACTTTACCGCCTTTTCAAAGGCAAGGATATGGAAAACTTTTAATCGCTTTTAGCTACGAATTAAGCAGAATAGAACAAACAGTTGGTAGTCCCGAAAAGCCGTTGAGTGACTTAGGAAAATTATCATACAGGAGTTACTGGAGCTGGATTCTTTTGGAAATTCTGCGGGATTTCCGAGGTACTCTTAGTATTAAAGATCTGAG tcagatgacaagtatatcgcagaCGGATATAATATCGACATTGCAAAGTATGAACATGGTCAAATATTGGAAGGGACAACATGTAATCTGCGTAACACCTAAATTAGTCGAGGAACATATTAAAAGCAGCCAGTACAAGAGACCTCGTTTAACAGTGGACAGCAGTGCACTTCGATGGGGAGCTCCACCACGAAAGAACGTGAAATCTGGCAAGAAATAG
- the Daao1 gene encoding D-amino acid oxidase 1, with amino-acid sequence MKVAVIGGGIIGLTTALQLTRELRNSEITVFASDFNNTVSHVAAGIFRVGSSYSGPTEEITRNWLRDSYAYYDDIRKSHEASFAGVTAISGYLFANSSPETVKSQWMENLVPIYRRVTDEEFQLVEGNWKYGSFFSTLLTECKLHLPWARKKLEENGISLAVKKFNSLRELVPDWNLIMNCTGLGARSLCNDRRLVSMRGQVLKVKAPWIKTFFYGELDTYVIPGFNGTVTLGGSRNFDSENVKLCPHESAAIRERCENLLPGLKKAEVIKEEVGLRPYRANNVRVEVEHIVNGFSKAIVVHNYGHGGYGVCTAPGTAKYAIKLAKEMHKSSTAKL; translated from the exons atgaaagtggCCGTAATTGGAGGCGGAATAATTGGTTTGACAACAGccttacaattaactcgtgaaTTACGTAACTCTGAAATCACAGTTTTCGCTTCTGATTTTAATAATACTGTCAGTCATGTGGCTGCTGGAATATTTAGAGTTGGTTCATCATATTCTGGACCAACTGAAGAAATAACAAG AAACTGGCTGCGAGACTCGTACGCATATTATGATGATATCCGAAAATCTCATGAAGCTTCTTTCGCCGGTGTAACCGCTATTTCCGGTTACTTATTCGCAAATTCCTCTCCGGAAACCGTAAAG AGTCAGTGGATGGAAAATTTAGTACCAATATATAGGAGAGTCACGGATGAAGAATTTCAGCTAGTCGAGGGTAACTGGAAATATGGGTCATTTTTTAGTACTCTTCTCACCGAATGCAAATTACATCTCCCATGGGCACGCAAGAA ATTAGAAGAAAATGGAATCAGTTTAGcagtaaaaaaatttaattctctgAGGGAACTTGTTCCCGATTGGAATTTAATTATGAATTGTACAGGTCTGGGCGCACGATCTTTATGCAACGATAGACGTCTCGTTTCTATGCGTGGTCAAGTACTTAAA gtAAAGGCACCATGGATAAAAACGTTCTTCTATGGCGAGTTGGACACTTACGTTATACCTGGTTTTAATGGCACAGTTACTCTAGGTGGTTCACGAAATTTTGATTCCGAAAATGTGAAACTTTGTCCGCATGAATCTGCAGCGATACGCGAGAGATGCGAAAACCTCCTTCCAGGCCTTAAGAAAGCAGAAGTTATAAAAGAAGAAGTTGGCTTGAGACCATATAGAGCAAATAACGTCAGAGTGGAAGTTGAACACATCGTAAATGGGTTTTCTAAAGCTATT GTAGTGCATAATTACGGTCATGGAGGTTACGGAGTATGTACTGCACCTGGAACTGCTAAGTATGCCATTAAGTTGGCAAAAGAAATGCATAAATCTTCTACTGCAAAATTATGA